The Candidatus Zixiibacteriota bacterium genome includes the window GGGTTTTCCCTGACCAGGAAACTGCCTGGGATGGAGATAATAAGAGATGCAGGCTCACTTCGACTGAAAGACGAGATCGAGGTGAAGTTTTTAAGAGGAAGGATAGAAGCTGAAGTAAAAAAAATAGACGGTGAGAAGTAAGACGGAAAAAGATGTGTCCGCTTAAACTCTGACTCTGACTTTGTGGACGAAGGTCACGCAGATTTGTAGGGACAGAACAGTGTTCTGCCCTACAAAGAAATGACTACATTATGGCAAAGAAAAGCAATTTTGAAAGCGCACTGAAAAGGTTAGAGGAGATCGTTCAGAAATTAGAAGGTGGGGAACTATCTCTGGATGAATCTCTTAAGCTCTTTGAGGAAGGGATTGAATTATCACGTCTCTGCACCAAGAAGCTCTCTGAGGCTGAGACTAAAGTTGAAAAATTAATAAAATTAGGAGAGAAAGAGTTTAAGACAGAGCCTCTGGAAGTTGAGGAGAAAGAAGAGGAAGAAGAAGAATAAAAGAGAGTAAGACGAAAGATGTGAGACGTGAGACGTCAAAAGGAACAACAAAAAAGGAAAGCATGGATTTTAAGGTATATATAAAAAAGAAAAGGGAAATTGTAAATCAGGCGCTGGAGAGCTGTCTTCCAAACGAAAACCAAGAGCCAAAAAGTTTGCATCAGGCGATGAGATATTCGGTCTTCGCTGGCGGGAAAAGGTTGCGTCCGATTTTATCAATGGCTTCATTTGAGGCTGTAGGCGGAAGGGGGAAAGCAATTCTACCGGTTGCCTGTGCTTTGGAGATGATCCATACCTATTCTTTGATCCATGATGACCTGCCCTGCATGGATGATGATGACCTAAGACGAGGAAAACCGACCCTGCATAAGGTTTATAGCGATGGAATGGCTGTATTAGCCGGAGATGCTTTGCATGCTTTAGCCTTTGAGTTACTGTTACAGTCGAAAAATCCGCAAGTGGTCTATGAAGTAGCTAAAGCAATCGGTACAGAAGGGATGATCGGTGGACAAGTTAAAGATTTAGAAGCTGAGGGGAAGAAAATCTCCCTTAAACAGGTGGAATATATACACACTCACAAGACCGGGAAATTACTCAGAGCGTCAGTAAGAGCAGGAGCTATCCTGGGAGGCGCGGATAAGGCTACTCTTTCAGCTCTGTCCAGTTACGGCGAGAAGTTCGGATTAGCTTTTCAGATAGTGGATGATATCCTGGACGTTGTGGGAAAAGAGGAGGTCATCGGAAAGAAAAAGGGGTCAGATAAGGCCAATTCCAAAGCTACGTATCCTGAGGTCATAGGATTAAAGGAGTCAAAAAATCTGGCAAAGGACTTGTTGACGCAGGCAAAAAGCAGATTGAGAGTCCTGACAAATAAAAAGTGGGTTTTTGAGAAATTGGCTGATTACGTATATGAAAGGATAGGATAAGTTCAAATCTTATGAAAACGCAAAGTCTATTAGAGAAAATCGACTCGCCCAAAGACCTCAAGAAAATCCCTCCGGAGCAACTTCCTAAATTGGCTCAGGAAATCAGGGATAAAATCATTACGGTTGTATCAAAGACCGGAGGGCATTTAGCTTCCAATCTTGGAGTGGTGGAGTTGACCTTAGCCTTGCATTATGTTTTCGATTTACCCAAGGATAAGCTCATCTGGGATGTTTCTCACCAGAGTTACACGCATAAACTTTTGAGCGGAAGAAAGGACAAATTTGAAAGCTTAAGGCAGTATCAGGGGATAAGCGGGTTCACCAAAAGGAAGGAGAGTGAATATGACCCGTTTGGAGCCGGGCATGCCTCCACTTCTATCTCCGCCGCTTTAGGTATGGCTTGTGCCAGGGACCAGAAAGGTGAGGATTATAAGGTAATAGCTGTGATCGGGGATGGTGCTTTAACTGGAGGAATTGCCTTTGAGGGGTTGAATAATGCAGGAGCTCAGGGTAAAGATCTTTTAGTAATCCTGAACGACAATGCGATGTCAATCTCCAAAAACGTAGGAGCCATCTCCAAATATCTCACTGACCTTTTGACTGATGAGAAGTATAACAAACTCAAAACCGAGGTCTGGGAGTTAGTTGGAAGATTCAAAAGAAGAGATAAAATCAGAGCCATGGTAGCTCAGGTCGAGGAAGGCATAAAGGGTTTTCTGGTGCCGGGAATAATCTTCGAAAAGTTAGGCTTCAGATATTTTGGTCCTTTAGGTGGACATGACTTAAATCAGCTTATAAAAATCTTAGAGCATCTCAAGAATCTAAAAGGTCCTATATTTTTACATCTTCTGACCCGGAAGGGGAAAGGATATAAATTCGCTGAAGAGGACTCACCTAAATTTCACGGGATCGGTGCATTTGACAAAGTGACAGGTGAATCCAACGATATCGGGAAAAAAACTTATACCGATGTATTTGGACAAACTATGGTTGAGTTAGCCAAGATGGATCAGGATTTAGTGGCTATTACCGCGGCTATGTGCCTGGGCGCCGGACTGGTTGATTTCTCATTAAAATTCCCCAAGAGGTTTTTCGACGTGGGGATTGCAGAACAGCATGGAGCAACCTTTGCCTGCGGTTTGGCAGCTTCCGGGCTGAAGCCTGTTTTTGCGGTATATTCGACTTTTTTACAGAGGGCTTTTGACCAGGTAATTCACGATATGGCTTTGCAGAATCTTCCCGTTGTCTTAGCCATAGACAGAGCCGGACTGGTGGGAGAAGACGGACCAACCCATCACGGAGCTTTCGACCTTGCCTATTTAAGGCAGATACCGAATATGGTGGTTCTGGCTCCGAAAGACGGGAACGAATTAAGAGATATGCTATATACTGCGATTAAATTAGGGAAATCTCCTGTGGCTATTCGCTATCCGCGAACCGTAATTCCGGATAAGAAACTCAAAGAAGAATTCGGATTAATTCCTCTGGGCAGGTGGGAGACATTAAAAAAGGGGAAAGACCTTTTGATCTTAGCCATAGGCTCTATGGTTTATTCGACATTAGAGGCGGCAAATGAGCTTTCCTCAGAAGGGATTGAAGCAGAAGTTATCAACTGCCGTACTTTGAAGCCCTTAGATGAGGAGCTTCTTTTGTCATCCCTTAAAGGATTCGACAAGGTTATGACCTTAGAGGAAAATGTCCTGACAGGCGGCTTTGGCAGTGCTGTGGCTGAGTTTATCTTTGAAAAAGGAATCGTTAAAATTGAGCTTAAAAGAATCGGTATCCCGGATAAATTCAT containing:
- a CDS encoding polyprenyl synthetase family protein — its product is MDFKVYIKKKREIVNQALESCLPNENQEPKSLHQAMRYSVFAGGKRLRPILSMASFEAVGGRGKAILPVACALEMIHTYSLIHDDLPCMDDDDLRRGKPTLHKVYSDGMAVLAGDALHALAFELLLQSKNPQVVYEVAKAIGTEGMIGGQVKDLEAEGKKISLKQVEYIHTHKTGKLLRASVRAGAILGGADKATLSALSSYGEKFGLAFQIVDDILDVVGKEEVIGKKKGSDKANSKATYPEVIGLKESKNLAKDLLTQAKSRLRVLTNKKWVFEKLADYVYERIG
- the xseB gene encoding exodeoxyribonuclease VII small subunit; its protein translation is MAKKSNFESALKRLEEIVQKLEGGELSLDESLKLFEEGIELSRLCTKKLSEAETKVEKLIKLGEKEFKTEPLEVEEKEEEEEE
- the dxs gene encoding 1-deoxy-D-xylulose-5-phosphate synthase — its product is MKTQSLLEKIDSPKDLKKIPPEQLPKLAQEIRDKIITVVSKTGGHLASNLGVVELTLALHYVFDLPKDKLIWDVSHQSYTHKLLSGRKDKFESLRQYQGISGFTKRKESEYDPFGAGHASTSISAALGMACARDQKGEDYKVIAVIGDGALTGGIAFEGLNNAGAQGKDLLVILNDNAMSISKNVGAISKYLTDLLTDEKYNKLKTEVWELVGRFKRRDKIRAMVAQVEEGIKGFLVPGIIFEKLGFRYFGPLGGHDLNQLIKILEHLKNLKGPIFLHLLTRKGKGYKFAEEDSPKFHGIGAFDKVTGESNDIGKKTYTDVFGQTMVELAKMDQDLVAITAAMCLGAGLVDFSLKFPKRFFDVGIAEQHGATFACGLAASGLKPVFAVYSTFLQRAFDQVIHDMALQNLPVVLAIDRAGLVGEDGPTHHGAFDLAYLRQIPNMVVLAPKDGNELRDMLYTAIKLGKSPVAIRYPRTVIPDKKLKEEFGLIPLGRWETLKKGKDLLILAIGSMVYSTLEAANELSSEGIEAEVINCRTLKPLDEELLLSSLKGFDKVMTLEENVLTGGFGSAVAEFIFEKGIVKIELKRIGIPDKFIEHGSRKELLKLLGMDKEGIIKAVREMVKIKDKTPSPQLDIL